Proteins encoded together in one Campylobacter peloridis LMG 23910 window:
- a CDS encoding carbon-nitrogen hydrolase family protein, whose protein sequence is MSSIVALQFPTLALSESRLEYYLKAAKESGANLVVLGEYVLNSFFSELKTMPKSMIKEQSESKKASLIKFAKKYELSIIAPIVSVENEGLKKLCLKVSPQNIKSYEQQILMPYTHWNEEKFFKNKKNKELKLFTFTHENLKCALLFGFEAHFDVFWQMIMKKKVDLVIIPTASTFESNQRWLELLKTRAFLNSTSILRVNRIGNLKQENEWKFYGDSFFIDAFGQVQEQLGEQEEMLVVEVNKANEARNLWAFDKIIKNYEN, encoded by the coding sequence ATGAGTAGTATAGTTGCTTTACAATTTCCAACTTTAGCTTTGAGTGAGTCAAGATTAGAGTATTATTTAAAAGCTGCTAAAGAAAGTGGCGCAAATTTAGTAGTTTTAGGCGAGTATGTGCTAAATAGCTTTTTTAGTGAGCTTAAAACTATGCCAAAAAGTATGATTAAAGAACAAAGCGAAAGTAAAAAAGCAAGTTTGATAAAATTTGCAAAAAAATACGAATTAAGCATTATAGCACCTATTGTTAGTGTTGAAAATGAAGGTTTAAAAAAACTTTGTTTAAAAGTTAGTCCGCAAAATATAAAAAGTTATGAACAGCAAATTTTAATGCCTTATACGCATTGGAATGAGGAGAAATTTTTTAAAAATAAAAAAAATAAAGAATTAAAACTTTTTACTTTTACTCATGAAAATTTAAAATGTGCGTTGCTTTTTGGATTTGAAGCGCATTTTGATGTATTTTGGCAAATGATTATGAAAAAAAAGGTTGATTTAGTTATCATTCCTACAGCTAGCACTTTTGAGAGTAATCAAAGATGGTTAGAGCTTTTAAAAACAAGGGCTTTTTTAAACTCAACAAGTATTTTAAGGGTTAATCGCATAGGAAATTTAAAACAAGAAAATGAGTGGAAATTTTATGGCGATAGCTTTTTTATCGATGCTTTTGGTCAAGTTCAAGAACAACTTGGCGAGCAAGAGGAAATGCTTGTAGTAGAAGTTAATAAAGCAAATGAAGCTAGAAACTTATGGGCTTTTGATAAGATTATTAAAAATTATGAAAATTAG
- the murC gene encoding UDP-N-acetylmuramate--L-alanine ligase yields the protein MQKIHFIGIGGIGISALARFLKEQGFIISGSDIKESKITKELEKEGISIKIPHHKDNVKNVDLVVYSAAIKENNEELISAKEQNITILSRKEALPMILKDKRVFAVAGAHGKSTTSSILASLIEASVIIGAVLKESGTNMLYKESQNLIFEADESDSSFLNSNPYLAIVTNVEAEHLDHYGNDITKLHKAYADFLNLSKIQVINAEDEFLASLNLNNAKKLYPSKDIVNIYMKVENFKPKTYFTLKGLGEFSVFGMGEHVAMDAALAILAASEFISIEEIRTRLLNYQGIKKRFDILFANKNMALIDDYGHHPTEIKTTLKAANEYARLAGYEKTIVIFEPHRYTRLSANIEYFSAVLASVDELYILPVYAAGETKIEINMQKYFPKAKFIKEIKREENAIYLDEELIENGLVIGFGAGDISVKLRGLYV from the coding sequence ATGCAAAAAATTCATTTTATAGGCATAGGTGGTATTGGAATTTCAGCTTTGGCTAGGTTTTTAAAAGAGCAAGGTTTTATCATTAGTGGTTCAGATATTAAAGAAAGTAAAATCACAAAAGAGTTAGAAAAAGAAGGTATAAGTATAAAAATCCCTCATCATAAAGACAATGTCAAAAATGTAGATTTGGTAGTATATTCAGCAGCCATAAAAGAAAATAACGAAGAATTAATAAGTGCAAAAGAACAAAATATCACAATACTTTCAAGAAAAGAAGCTTTGCCTATGATTTTAAAAGACAAAAGAGTTTTTGCAGTTGCAGGGGCTCATGGTAAAAGTACAACTTCAAGCATTTTAGCAAGCTTGATAGAAGCTTCTGTGATTATAGGTGCGGTTTTAAAAGAAAGTGGCACTAATATGCTTTATAAAGAAAGTCAAAATCTTATTTTTGAGGCAGATGAAAGCGATAGTTCTTTTTTAAATTCAAATCCATATTTGGCTATAGTTACCAATGTAGAAGCTGAGCATTTAGATCATTATGGAAATGATATTACAAAATTACACAAAGCTTATGCAGATTTTTTAAATTTGTCTAAAATTCAAGTTATAAATGCTGAAGATGAGTTTTTAGCAAGTTTAAATTTAAATAATGCAAAAAAACTTTATCCAAGTAAAGATATTGTAAATATTTATATGAAAGTGGAAAATTTCAAGCCAAAAACCTATTTTACTCTTAAGGGTTTAGGGGAATTTAGTGTTTTTGGTATGGGCGAGCATGTGGCTATGGATGCTGCTTTGGCTATTTTGGCTGCAAGTGAATTTATCAGTATAGAAGAAATTAGAACTAGACTTTTAAATTATCAAGGTATAAAAAAGAGATTTGATATTTTATTTGCAAACAAAAATATGGCATTAATAGACGATTATGGACATCATCCAACTGAGATTAAAACTACATTAAAAGCAGCTAATGAATATGCAAGATTAGCTGGGTATGAAAAAACTATAGTTATTTTTGAGCCTCATCGTTATACGCGTTTGAGTGCAAATATAGAGTATTTTAGTGCAGTTTTAGCTAGTGTTGATGAGCTTTATATTTTACCTGTATATGCAGCAGGAGAGACTAAAATAGAAATTAATATGCAAAAATATTTTCCAAAAGCTAAATTTATAAAAGAAATCAAAAGAGAAGAAAACGCCATTTATCTTGATGAAGAACTGA
- a CDS encoding LTA synthase family protein, which produces MRKIITQILFFSFVFMGIFAFTRFLMLVNLTSESQNSFMVYMYGLAHDMRTFSSAFLPLFLCGFLTYFAFIFKNKKIKFIGGGVITKFYYYFSSFYVAFIAFVVLISAFIHYYYFQLYASKIDIFVFGLKDDDTNAIFSIIFSDYPVLKAIFLALIFSVFCFFINMKILHLKFKNIKLPLIVAFVLNVLLIYFYIVALRGHFTYNALRASSYEFSTIKSFNEISTNPLMAFSWAYKEYKSQQEFKNVDLNQIKHLEEKLFSIFNTTLANKYHAKNHIYLNIMESFGFNLIEFSNENLDLLGSLKKHFDQDFVFERFLSSANNTIESFNRLVFLSPNIISNGIYQKEKLALSPLQIYKNAGYKIIFVYSGNASWYNLGRYFNYQGADEIIDENTLMQEFPQAKETKHKYGIADEFAYKKIYSIFENAKVPTLVISLSISTHRPYIHKSRKNLINDNGLNKKILDEFVISNPKNALEAFAYASDEFGNFLDQVKQSQFKEKIIIAATGDHRFRDIKMNLNSQKAFAYSVPFYLYIPKHLKNGIYYDKNRIGSHKDIFPTLYNLSLSNTKYLSLGGRNMLAPIDNEKLEFGFNELVWVDKNGVYEGTKGYFFESNSSLKDTNKAFEIDSYHKEFSNLYKELFQKQLNYRLINQDKTNTP; this is translated from the coding sequence ATGAGAAAAATTATAACGCAAATTTTGTTTTTTAGTTTTGTCTTTATGGGAATTTTTGCTTTTACTAGATTTTTAATGCTAGTAAATTTAACCAGTGAAAGCCAAAATTCTTTTATGGTGTATATGTATGGTTTAGCTCATGATATGAGAACTTTTAGTAGTGCTTTTTTACCTTTGTTTTTGTGTGGTTTTTTGACTTATTTTGCATTTATTTTTAAAAATAAAAAAATAAAATTTATTGGGGGGGGGGTAATTACTAAATTTTATTATTATTTTTCTAGTTTTTATGTAGCATTTATTGCTTTTGTCGTTTTAATTTCTGCTTTTATTCATTATTATTATTTTCAACTTTATGCTAGTAAAATCGATATCTTTGTTTTTGGTTTAAAAGATGATGATACTAATGCTATTTTTTCTATAATTTTTTCTGATTATCCTGTTTTAAAAGCTATTTTTCTTGCTTTGATTTTTAGTGTATTTTGTTTTTTTATTAATATGAAAATTTTGCATTTAAAATTTAAAAATATTAAATTACCCTTGATTGTTGCTTTTGTGCTTAATGTTTTATTGATTTATTTTTATATTGTCGCTTTAAGAGGGCATTTTACATATAATGCTTTAAGAGCTTCAAGTTATGAATTTAGCACTATAAAATCTTTTAATGAAATTTCTACAAATCCTTTAATGGCCTTTTCATGGGCTTATAAAGAATACAAAAGTCAGCAAGAATTTAAAAATGTAGATTTAAACCAAATTAAACACTTAGAAGAAAAACTTTTTTCTATATTTAACACTACTTTAGCAAATAAATATCATGCAAAAAATCATATTTATCTAAACATAATGGAAAGTTTTGGTTTTAATTTGATCGAATTTAGTAATGAAAATCTAGATCTTTTAGGAAGTTTAAAAAAACATTTTGATCAAGATTTTGTCTTTGAAAGATTTTTATCTAGTGCAAATAATACCATTGAAAGTTTCAATCGATTAGTGTTTTTGAGTCCAAATATCATTTCAAATGGTATATACCAAAAAGAAAAATTAGCTTTATCACCTTTACAAATTTATAAAAATGCAGGTTATAAAATAATTTTTGTTTATAGTGGTAATGCTTCTTGGTATAACCTTGGAAGATATTTTAACTATCAAGGAGCTGATGAAATTATAGATGAAAATACCTTAATGCAAGAATTCCCACAAGCTAAAGAAACTAAACATAAATACGGCATAGCAGATGAATTTGCATATAAGAAAATTTATTCTATTTTTGAAAATGCTAAAGTTCCGACTTTAGTTATATCTCTTAGTATTTCAACTCATAGGCCTTATATACATAAAAGCAGAAAAAATTTAATTAATGATAATGGCCTAAACAAAAAAATATTAGATGAATTTGTTATAAGCAATCCAAAAAATGCTTTAGAAGCTTTTGCTTATGCTAGTGATGAGTTTGGAAATTTTTTAGATCAAGTAAAACAAAGTCAATTTAAAGAAAAAATCATCATTGCTGCAACGGGTGATCATAGGTTTAGAGATATTAAGATGAATTTAAATTCGCAAAAGGCTTTTGCATATAGCGTTCCATTTTATTTATATATTCCAAAACATCTAAAAAATGGTATTTATTATGATAAAAATCGCATAGGTTCTCATAAAGATATTTTTCCAACACTTTATAATCTAAGCCTTAGTAATACAAAATATTTAAGTTTAGGTGGAAGAAACATGTTAGCACCTATAGATAATGAAAAATTAGAATTTGGCTTTAATGAACTTGTTTGGGTTGATAAAAATGGAGTGTATGAAGGAACAAAAGGATATTTTTTTGAAAGTAATTCAAGTTTAAAAGATACTAATAAAGCTTTTGAGATAGATTCATATCATAAAGAATTTTCAAATTTATATAAAGAATTGTTTCAAAAACAGCTAAATTATAGATTGATAAATCAAGACAAAACAAACACTCCTTAA
- the xseB gene encoding exodeoxyribonuclease VII small subunit has translation MEFEDHIKQAELSLEKLNDKDLNLKTCVEIYKEGLKNIKEARTMLEKAKLEIEHIDE, from the coding sequence ATGGAATTTGAAGATCATATCAAACAAGCTGAGCTTTCGTTGGAAAAACTAAATGATAAAGATTTGAATTTGAAAACCTGTGTTGAAATTTACAAAGAGGGTTTAAAAAATATAAAAGAAGCTAGAACTATGCTAGAAAAAGCTAAGTTGGAAATTGAGCATATAGATGAGTAG
- the guaB gene encoding IMP dehydrogenase, whose product MKIIKRALTFEDVLLVPQYSEVLPKEVDVKTKLTKNITLNMPLISAAMDTVTEHRAAIMMARLGGIGVIHKNMDIASQVREIKRVKKSESGVIMDPIYIGAKASVKEALELMAEYRISGVPVVDENKILIGILTNRDLRFENNFDNLVENVMTKMPLITAKKGSTLDDAERIFSTNKVEKLPIVDENNRLEGLITIKDLKKRKEYPNSNKDSYGRLRVAAAVGVGQLDRVRALVEAEVDVIVMDSAHGHSKGIIDTLKAIKAEFNVDVIVGNVASAKAVKDLCEAGADAIKVGIGPGSICTTRIVSGVGVPQISAIDECAIEASRYGVPVIADGGIKYSGDIAKAIAAGASSVMIGSLLAGTDESPGELFTYQGRQYKSYRGMGSLGAMQKGSSDRYFQEGTAQDKLVPEGIEGRVPYVGSIKSVIHQLLGGLRSSMGYVGAADIKSFQDRAEFVEITAAGLKESHVHDVTITAEAPNYKVSN is encoded by the coding sequence ATGAAAATCATCAAACGCGCTTTAACTTTTGAAGATGTTTTGCTAGTTCCTCAGTATTCTGAAGTTTTACCTAAAGAAGTAGATGTTAAGACAAAACTTACCAAAAATATCACTTTAAATATGCCTTTAATCTCCGCTGCTATGGATACAGTAACCGAACACAGAGCGGCTATAATGATGGCAAGACTTGGTGGTATAGGGGTAATCCATAAAAATATGGACATAGCCTCGCAAGTTAGAGAGATAAAAAGGGTTAAAAAAAGCGAAAGTGGTGTGATTATGGATCCTATTTATATAGGAGCTAAAGCAAGTGTTAAAGAAGCACTAGAACTTATGGCTGAGTATAGAATTTCAGGCGTTCCAGTAGTAGATGAGAATAAAATTTTAATAGGAATTTTAACTAATCGTGATTTAAGATTTGAAAACAATTTTGACAATTTAGTAGAAAATGTAATGACTAAAATGCCTTTAATCACAGCTAAAAAAGGTTCTACTTTAGATGATGCTGAAAGAATTTTTTCTACTAATAAAGTGGAAAAATTACCAATTGTAGATGAAAATAACCGCCTAGAAGGTTTAATCACCATAAAAGACTTAAAAAAACGCAAAGAATACCCAAATTCAAATAAAGATTCTTATGGAAGATTAAGAGTAGCTGCAGCAGTGGGTGTAGGTCAGCTTGATCGCGTGAGAGCTTTAGTAGAAGCTGAAGTAGATGTTATAGTAATGGATAGTGCACACGGACATTCTAAGGGTATAATTGATACGCTAAAAGCAATTAAGGCTGAGTTTAATGTAGATGTAATAGTAGGAAATGTTGCTAGTGCTAAAGCGGTTAAAGATTTATGTGAAGCAGGTGCTGATGCTATTAAAGTTGGTATAGGGCCAGGTAGTATTTGCACCACACGCATTGTTTCAGGTGTGGGTGTGCCTCAAATTTCAGCCATAGATGAGTGTGCGATAGAAGCAAGCAGATACGGCGTGCCAGTGATTGCTGATGGGGGTATAAAATACTCAGGTGATATTGCAAAAGCTATCGCAGCAGGAGCAAGTAGTGTGATGATAGGTTCGCTTTTAGCAGGAACAGATGAGAGCCCAGGGGAGTTATTTACCTACCAAGGAAGACAATACAAAAGCTATCGCGGTATGGGAAGTTTAGGTGCTATGCAAAAAGGAAGTTCGGATAGATATTTTCAAGAAGGAACTGCTCAAGATAAGCTTGTGCCAGAAGGCATTGAAGGTAGGGTGCCTTATGTAGGAAGTATAAAAAGTGTTATCCATCAGCTTTTAGGTGGGCTTAGATCTTCTATGGGTTATGTGGGTGCAGCAGATATTAAAAGCTTTCAAGATAGGGCTGAATTTGTTGAAATTACTGCAGCAGGCTTAAAAGAAAGCCATGTTCATGATGTCACTATCACAGCTGAAGCACCAAATTACAAAGTGAGTAACTAA
- the gatA gene encoding Asp-tRNA(Asn)/Glu-tRNA(Gln) amidotransferase subunit GatA, whose protein sequence is MITLKQALKFSNEELENLKKELNEKAHKQKHLGAYVEQFLNKDLSASGAGVPIAIKDNISVKDWELTCGSKILQGYVAPYDASVIANLRKNNFAPFGRCNMDEFAMGSTSATSFYGKSLNPLDNTKVPGGSSGGSAAAVAAGIALASLGSDTGGSVRQPAAFCGCVGFKPSYGRVSRYGLAAYSSSLDQIGVLTQNVEDAAILYDAIAGYDEKDSTSANIAFEATTPKLNSNRKLKIAVIKNYIDQCNEDVKQALLKTIDMLKANNHEIVYKDLMDSKFDVAAYYIIAAAEASANLSRYDGVRYGRRSEHCQNLGELYVNTRSEGFGEEVKRRILLGTFVLSSGYYDAYYIKAQKARAFIKRKYEENLQDCDLIFMPVAPSVAFGFNDVKTPVQMYLEDVFTISVNLAGLGGISVPVAKNENKLNISAQLICKAYDEQTLLDGALSLEEMIKNK, encoded by the coding sequence TAAATAAAGACTTGAGTGCTTCAGGTGCGGGTGTGCCTATTGCTATAAAAGATAATATCAGTGTTAAGGATTGGGAATTAACTTGTGGTTCTAAAATTTTGCAAGGCTATGTAGCACCTTATGATGCAAGTGTTATTGCAAATTTACGCAAAAATAATTTTGCTCCATTTGGAAGGTGCAATATGGATGAATTTGCTATGGGAAGCACTAGTGCTACTTCTTTTTATGGTAAGAGTTTAAATCCGCTTGATAATACTAAAGTCCCAGGTGGAAGTAGTGGAGGGAGTGCTGCTGCAGTTGCTGCGGGTATAGCTTTAGCAAGTTTGGGTTCAGATACAGGGGGTTCTGTAAGACAACCTGCTGCTTTTTGTGGTTGTGTAGGATTTAAACCAAGTTATGGAAGGGTTAGTAGGTATGGTTTGGCAGCGTATTCTTCAAGTCTTGATCAAATTGGAGTTTTAACACAAAATGTTGAAGATGCAGCGATTTTATATGATGCTATTGCAGGCTATGATGAAAAAGATAGCACAAGTGCAAATATAGCTTTTGAAGCAACCACACCAAAATTAAATTCTAATAGAAAATTAAAAATAGCTGTGATAAAAAATTATATTGATCAGTGCAATGAAGATGTAAAACAAGCTTTGTTAAAAACTATTGATATGCTAAAAGCCAATAATCATGAAATCGTTTATAAAGATTTGATGGATTCTAAATTTGATGTAGCTGCGTATTATATCATAGCAGCAGCCGAAGCAAGTGCAAATTTAAGTCGTTATGATGGCGTGCGTTATGGAAGAAGAAGTGAGCATTGTCAAAATTTGGGCGAACTTTATGTAAACACTAGAAGCGAAGGCTTTGGCGAAGAAGTAAAAAGAAGAATTTTACTAGGAACCTTTGTTTTAAGTAGTGGGTATTATGATGCATACTATATCAAAGCACAAAAGGCAAGAGCTTTTATTAAGAGAAAATACGAAGAAAATTTACAAGATTGTGATTTGATTTTTATGCCAGTTGCTCCAAGCGTGGCTTTTGGTTTTAATGATGTTAAAACTCCAGTGCAAATGTATTTAGAAGATGTATTTACTATTTCAGTGAATTTAGCAGGACTTGGTGGTATAAGTGTGCCAGTGGCTAAAAATGAAAATAAACTCAATATCTCAGCCCAGCTTATCTGCAAAGCTTATGATGAGCAAACCTTGTTAGATGGTGCTTTAAGCCTAGAAGAAATGATTAAAAACAAATAA